The window GGACGGCGTCTTAATAAACGCCAGCAACCCCAAGGACTTCCAAGAGGCCGTGAGGTTCATTAAGGCTGGGGCTGAGAAGGCCGGTAGAGACTTCTCCAAGATAGACGTAGCGGCCTACACCTGCTTCTCAGTGGGCGACGAGCCGGCTGGGGCTCGTGAGGCAGCTAAGCCCATAGTCGCCTTCATAGTGGCGGGCTCCCCTAGCCAAGTACTGGCTAAGCACGGGATTAGCGAGGAGGCGGCGGGTAGGGTTAGGGAGGCCATAAGCAGGGGCGACTTAAAGGGGGCCGTGGGGATGGTGGACAACGCTATGCTAGAGGCCTTCTCTATAGCCGGGACTGTCGACGAGGCCTCCTCTAAGATCGAGGAGCTGACTAAGGCGGGCGTCACCCAGGTAGTAATGGGCTCCCCCCTCGGCCCTAAGAAGAAGGAGGCCATAGAATTAATGGCTAAGATAGTAGGTAAGTTTAGGTAGCCTCCCCCCTCCTTTTTTAGTGGAGTAGGTTTTGAGGAGCAGGCTTAGGGCGGTCGTGGCCACGGTAGCCATCATGGCCGTAGTGGTGGCCCTCCTCGCCCTACTGGGGATGGAGCAGATCCCCCTCCCCGTCCGCATGTACTACGTCCCGTCTAGGAGCATGGAGCCGACGCTAAGCGTAGGAGACTTAGTCATAGCCGTCCCAGTTAGCCCTCGCGAAGTAAGCTGCGGGCCTCAGGGGGACGTAATTATCTACAGGAGGCCCGACGGGAGCCGGATCATCCACCGGGCTATAGCCTGCGTAGAAGTGGGCGGTAGGCGCTTCTTCTTAACGAAGGGGGACAACAACCTCTTCTACGACCAAAACCCGCTGGACCCCTCGACGTGGCTCCCCGAGGAGCTAGTTATAGCTAAGCTAGCGCTACGCATCCCCCTCGTCGGCTACATACCCATGCTCTTCGAGAGGCTCAGGCTCTTCCTACTGCCAGTCCTCCTAGCCCTCATAGCCTACTTCGTGTACTCCTCGCTCTCTCCCTCTCGAAGCAACGAGCGTAGGCACGTCTAGCCTAAGAAATTTTTATTAAAGCCTCCTCAGCATCTTAGAGGCCGGCGAGCTTGCAGCAAAGGCCCCGGTACCGCATCGAGAACGTAGTAGCCTCCGTTACCCTAGATCAAACCCTAGACCTGAACGCTATAGCTAGCGCTGTGCCCACGGCTGAGTATAACCCTGAGCAGTTCCCCGGGCTTATCTTCAGGCTCGATAGGCCGAAGACGGCCACCCTCATCTTCAGCTCGGGGAAGATGGTTTGTACCGGGGCTAAGAGCGAGAAGGAGGTCTACAAGGCGGTCAAGAAGATAGTCCAAGAGCTTAAGTCGCGCAAGATAGTGATACTGAAGGAGCCGAAGATACAGATTCAGAACATAGTGGCCTCCGCGGACCTCTTCGCGGAGATAAACCTTGAGAAGGCAGCGTACCTACTGGAGGACGCTATGTACGAGCCTGAGCAGTTCCCAGGCCTAATCTATAGGATGGAGGATCTAGGCGTAGTCCTCCTCCTCTTCAGCTCGGGGAAGATGGTTTGTACCGGGGCTAAGAGCGAGGAGCACGTTAAGCAGGCTGTCGATAGGATCTACGA is drawn from Candidatus Nezhaarchaeota archaeon and contains these coding sequences:
- a CDS encoding signal peptidase I — encoded protein: MRSRLRAVVATVAIMAVVVALLALLGMEQIPLPVRMYYVPSRSMEPTLSVGDLVIAVPVSPREVSCGPQGDVIIYRRPDGSRIIHRAIACVEVGGRRFFLTKGDNNLFYDQNPLDPSTWLPEELVIAKLALRIPLVGYIPMLFERLRLFLLPVLLALIAYFVYSSLSPSRSNERRHV
- a CDS encoding TATA-box-binding protein translates to MQQRPRYRIENVVASVTLDQTLDLNAIASAVPTAEYNPEQFPGLIFRLDRPKTATLIFSSGKMVCTGAKSEKEVYKAVKKIVQELKSRKIVILKEPKIQIQNIVASADLFAEINLEKAAYLLEDAMYEPEQFPGLIYRMEDLGVVLLLFSSGKMVCTGAKSEEHVKQAVDRIYEKLKGLGVLYISSGAAV